The Paenibacillus tianjinensis genome has a window encoding:
- a CDS encoding UxaA family hydrolase, which yields MKRLMKMNPRDTVAVALRPIPAGEQLEFEGLTLQASQDIPQGHKIALTAFAPDEVITKYGYPIGYATAPIAAGDWVHTHNIKTNLAGEEEYDYKPELYPVTYPKRELTFQGYRRANGKVGIRNDLFIIPTVGCVNGIAEQMLTEFKAAHPDLGGFDNFTVLKHPYGCSQLGDDHRMTRSILLDAVNHPNAGGVLVFGLGCENNIVAEFRSMLGDYDESRVKFLVAQEVGDEVEAGLVLLEELYEAAKEDAREPVPLSELNIGLKCGGSDGFSGITANPLLGAFSDFIISQGGTSVLTEVPEMFGAEKMLMARAESREVYEDIVSLINNFKQYFLSYGEPVYENPSPGNKAGGISTLEDKSLGCTQKAGTSPVVDVLQYGVKLRKKGLSLLQAPGNDLVAASALAASDCQLVLFTTGRGTPFGSFVPTVKVATNNELFAKKGHWMDFNAGPLLEVPMAEVLEEFINYIIAVASGQKTRNEQNEVRELAIFKTGVTL from the coding sequence ATGAAACGATTAATGAAAATGAACCCCCGGGATACAGTGGCTGTAGCGCTACGCCCAATCCCTGCCGGTGAACAGCTTGAATTCGAAGGGCTGACGCTGCAGGCTAGCCAGGATATCCCTCAGGGCCACAAAATAGCACTAACCGCCTTCGCACCGGATGAAGTAATCACCAAATACGGCTACCCCATCGGGTACGCGACTGCACCTATTGCAGCGGGCGACTGGGTCCACACGCATAACATCAAAACCAACCTGGCCGGAGAAGAGGAATATGACTACAAGCCCGAGCTCTATCCGGTCACCTATCCGAAGCGGGAGTTGACCTTTCAAGGCTACCGGCGTGCTAACGGCAAGGTCGGCATCCGCAATGACCTGTTCATTATCCCTACAGTCGGCTGTGTGAACGGCATTGCCGAACAAATGCTGACGGAGTTCAAGGCCGCGCATCCGGATCTTGGCGGCTTCGACAATTTCACTGTGCTTAAGCATCCTTACGGCTGCTCCCAGCTGGGAGATGATCACCGCATGACCCGCAGTATCCTGCTGGATGCCGTGAATCATCCCAATGCCGGAGGTGTGCTCGTGTTCGGCCTCGGCTGTGAGAACAATATCGTCGCAGAGTTCCGCAGCATGCTGGGCGATTACGACGAATCACGGGTCAAATTCCTCGTAGCCCAGGAGGTGGGCGATGAGGTTGAGGCAGGACTTGTCCTGCTGGAGGAGCTGTATGAAGCCGCAAAGGAGGATGCCCGCGAGCCGGTTCCGCTCAGCGAGCTGAACATCGGCCTGAAATGCGGCGGCTCTGACGGCTTCTCCGGCATTACCGCTAACCCGCTGCTGGGTGCCTTCTCCGATTTCATCATCTCCCAGGGCGGCACCTCGGTATTGACGGAAGTGCCAGAAATGTTCGGTGCCGAGAAAATGCTGATGGCCCGCGCAGAGAGCCGCGAGGTCTATGAAGATATCGTCTCCCTGATCAATAATTTCAAGCAGTACTTCCTCTCCTACGGTGAACCGGTGTACGAGAATCCTTCGCCGGGCAACAAAGCCGGGGGAATTAGCACCCTGGAGGACAAATCACTCGGCTGTACCCAAAAGGCCGGAACCTCTCCGGTTGTCGATGTGCTGCAGTACGGTGTGAAGCTGCGTAAAAAGGGCCTCAGCCTGCTGCAGGCGCCCGGCAACGACCTTGTAGCCGCTTCTGCGCTGGCCGCCTCCGACTGCCAGCTGGTGCTGTTCACCACCGGCCGGGGCACCCCGTTCGGCAGCTTCGTGCCTACAGTTAAGGTAGCTACCAACAATGAGCTATTCGCCAAAAAAGGCCACTGGATGGACTTCAACGCCGGACCGCTGCTGGAAGTGCCGATGGCCGAGGTGCTCGAAGAATTTATCAACTACATTATTGCCGTTGCCAGCGGCCAAAAGACACGCAATGAGCAGAACGAAGTGCGCGAGCTGGCCATTTTCAAAACCGGAGTAACGCTATAA
- a CDS encoding tagaturonate reductase: MTKRLSRSTQPGLPVYPERMIQFGEGNFMRAFVDWQLQQMNNQGLFNGSAVLVQPIGQGLGALMAEQDNLYTVLLNGIMQQQTVNSREIIASVSRVISPIEDYAAYLALAEDDNLEFITSNTTEAGIAYHAGDGLNDAPPKSFPAKLTALLYKRFELGKKGFVIIPCELIDRNGEKLREIVQQYAVEWQLGEAFDKWLVEENTFCCSLVDRIVPGYPRDKAAQLEAELGYLDKMMVTAEPFLFWVIEGPSWLAEKLPLTEAGLNVVITDDMTPYRERKVHLLNGPHTAMVPLGMMAGLETVEDVMNDETFLRFVKDLMNEELIPMLDLPADELTSYSAAVLERFKNPFVRHELASISLNSISKFKSRLLPLLLRYQQERGRLPELMTLAFAALLLSYRGDRVARQDGAEVLEVFDLAWSHPGSFVQSILKNDSLWGQDLTLVPGLSDAISANLQKLESTDSRAALQQVVNQ; this comes from the coding sequence ATGACAAAACGCCTATCCAGAAGCACCCAGCCCGGCTTGCCCGTGTATCCTGAACGGATGATTCAATTCGGTGAAGGCAACTTCATGCGTGCCTTCGTAGACTGGCAGCTGCAGCAGATGAACAACCAGGGATTGTTTAACGGCAGTGCAGTGCTGGTACAGCCGATCGGCCAGGGGCTTGGGGCACTGATGGCTGAACAGGACAATCTGTATACCGTGCTGCTAAACGGAATTATGCAGCAGCAGACCGTGAATTCCCGGGAGATCATTGCAAGCGTCAGCCGGGTCATCAGTCCTATCGAGGACTACGCTGCCTATCTGGCATTAGCTGAGGACGACAATCTGGAATTCATCACCTCCAACACTACCGAAGCCGGCATTGCCTATCACGCGGGAGATGGGCTGAATGATGCTCCGCCGAAGAGCTTCCCGGCCAAACTGACGGCACTGCTCTATAAACGTTTTGAGCTGGGCAAAAAGGGCTTTGTCATTATCCCCTGCGAGCTGATTGACCGCAACGGTGAGAAGCTGCGGGAGATTGTGCAGCAGTACGCTGTAGAGTGGCAGCTTGGAGAGGCCTTCGATAAATGGTTAGTTGAAGAGAATACCTTCTGCTGCAGCCTGGTGGACCGGATCGTACCGGGCTATCCGCGCGACAAGGCTGCGCAGCTGGAAGCAGAGCTTGGATATCTGGACAAAATGATGGTCACCGCCGAGCCTTTCCTGTTCTGGGTGATTGAAGGCCCCTCTTGGCTGGCCGAGAAGCTGCCGCTGACGGAAGCCGGTCTTAACGTAGTTATAACAGACGATATGACGCCTTACCGCGAACGTAAGGTGCATCTGCTGAACGGGCCGCATACCGCAATGGTTCCGCTCGGTATGATGGCCGGCCTGGAAACTGTTGAAGATGTGATGAATGACGAGACCTTCTTACGGTTTGTGAAGGATCTGATGAACGAGGAGCTGATTCCGATGCTGGATCTGCCTGCCGATGAGCTCACCTCATACTCTGCTGCCGTATTGGAGCGTTTTAAGAACCCGTTCGTCCGTCATGAGCTAGCGTCCATTTCCCTGAACAGCATCTCCAAATTCAAATCACGGCTGCTTCCGCTTCTCCTCCGCTACCAGCAGGAGCGCGGCAGATTACCTGAACTGATGACGCTCGCCTTTGCCGCCCTGCTCCTCAGCTACCGGGGAGACCGCGTGGCACGTCAGGACGGAGCCGAAGTGCTGGAAGTATTCGATCTGGCCTGGAGCCATCCGGGCAGCTTCGTGCAGAGCATCCTGAAGAATGACAGCCTGTGGGGCCAGGATCTGACGCTGGTGCCAGGCCTTTCGGACGCCATCTCCGCCAACCTGCAGAAGCTGGAAAGCACAGACAGCCGTGCTGCGCTGCAGCAGGTTGTGAACCAATAG